In Streptomyces capitiformicae, one genomic interval encodes:
- a CDS encoding DUF5691 domain-containing protein, protein MTSTSSAASSGLSWEELVTTALLGTDRRTPPGSGSGREAPVALLDAAAVETVRRRAGIRPVRAAVRPEPAPADGRPPLPPAATRRLATLLADRPGAGGGRRGTAPDLMELLPQWLALANAYGYAAPPEALPALLDAARGRTDLRPAALAFAGVRALWLARLNPDWRFALRAAPGGGAALPGPGEPERVRRLWQEGLFAERVALLTALRAHDPGTARELLASTWPTERAEDRLMFLDALRAGLAAEDEPFLEGALADRSRNVRATAAELLSALPSSALAGRMARRATACVAVDHTRGTPTLVVEAPHECDPGMERDGVQPKAPAGRGERSWWLGQLVEAAPLGAWSRRFGGRTPEEIVALPVADDWQGELHGAWCRAAVRQRDAGWSRALLGAPSTPEAGGPGAVSLAERAKLLATIDAGERAEWVAGFIGTHGLSEAFQLLGVCAVPWAPPLGRAVVDALDIARDAGSYPWSFSGVMGLAERCLDPVEAVRLDPLAAAAEEPENAAPGAGGYWAEAFQRLTSTLRLRAAMQAELAPL, encoded by the coding sequence ATGACCAGCACCTCTTCGGCCGCTTCCTCGGGGCTCTCCTGGGAGGAACTCGTCACGACGGCGTTGCTCGGCACGGATCGTCGTACGCCTCCGGGGTCGGGGTCCGGCCGGGAGGCGCCCGTGGCTCTGTTGGACGCGGCGGCGGTGGAGACGGTGCGGCGCCGGGCGGGGATACGTCCCGTGCGGGCGGCGGTGCGGCCGGAGCCTGCGCCGGCGGACGGGCGCCCTCCGCTGCCGCCCGCCGCGACACGCAGACTGGCGACGCTGCTGGCCGACCGGCCCGGCGCGGGTGGCGGTCGCCGGGGTACGGCGCCCGACCTGATGGAGCTGCTGCCGCAGTGGCTGGCGCTGGCGAACGCGTACGGTTACGCGGCGCCGCCGGAGGCGCTGCCCGCGTTGCTCGACGCGGCGCGCGGCCGTACCGATCTACGGCCGGCCGCATTGGCCTTCGCGGGTGTGCGGGCATTGTGGCTGGCCCGGTTGAACCCGGACTGGCGTTTCGCGCTGCGTGCCGCGCCGGGCGGCGGTGCGGCGCTGCCCGGCCCGGGCGAGCCGGAACGGGTCCGGCGTCTCTGGCAGGAGGGCCTGTTCGCGGAGCGGGTGGCGCTGCTCACCGCGCTGCGGGCCCACGATCCCGGCACCGCACGTGAGTTGCTGGCATCCACATGGCCGACGGAACGGGCCGAGGACCGGCTCATGTTCCTCGACGCCCTCCGGGCGGGGCTGGCGGCGGAGGACGAGCCGTTCCTGGAGGGCGCGTTGGCGGACCGCAGCCGGAATGTGCGGGCCACGGCCGCGGAGTTGCTGTCCGCGCTGCCCTCCTCGGCGCTCGCGGGTCGGATGGCGCGGCGGGCGACCGCGTGTGTGGCCGTCGACCACACGCGCGGCACGCCCACACTCGTGGTCGAGGCCCCGCATGAGTGTGATCCGGGCATGGAACGCGACGGTGTGCAACCCAAGGCTCCCGCCGGGCGGGGAGAACGGTCGTGGTGGCTGGGCCAGTTGGTGGAGGCGGCGCCGCTCGGGGCGTGGTCGCGGCGGTTCGGAGGGCGCACTCCGGAGGAGATCGTGGCGTTGCCGGTCGCGGACGACTGGCAGGGGGAGTTGCATGGGGCGTGGTGCAGGGCGGCGGTGCGGCAGCGTGATGCCGGGTGGTCGCGGGCGCTGCTGGGGGCGCCGTCCACGCCCGAGGCCGGCGGGCCCGGAGCCGTGTCTCTGGCCGAGCGGGCCAAGCTGCTGGCGACGATCGATGCCGGGGAGCGGGCCGAGTGGGTGGCGGGGTTCATCGGCACGCATGGGTTGTCGGAGGCGTTTCAGCTGCTGGGGGTGTGTGCGGTGCCGTGGGCTCCGCCGCTGGGGCGGGCCGTTGTGGACGCGCTCGATATCGCGCGGGACGCGGGGAGTTATCCCTGGAGCTTCAGTGGGGTGATGGGGTTGGCCGAGCGGTGCCTGGACCCGGTGGAGGCGGTTCGGCTCGATCCTCTCGCTGCTGCGGCGGAGGAGCCGGAGAATGCGGCGCCGGGGGCGGGTGGGTACTGGGCTGAGGCGTTTCAGCGGCTTACGAGCACGTTGCGGTTGCGGGCCGCCATGCAGGCAGAGCTGGCGCCGCTGTGA
- a CDS encoding SWIM zinc finger family protein — protein sequence MTQQGVRWTAEQVLALAPDAASRKAGSKLAVAGPWSQAGTSDEGTVWGLCKGSGSKPYQTIVDVADSAGPAYKCSCPSRKFPCKHALGLLLLWAGDDGAVPPGQAPDWAEQWLSGRRARAAERTTRTGAASGAASADPEAARRRAERRAERITAGATELEQRLTDLLRGGLAAAEQAGYGLWEETAARMVDAQAPGLAARVRELGAVPGSGPGWPVRLLEECALLHLLDQGWLRREQLPDGLAATVRSRVGLSGSPDGPPVRDRWLALAQYDTSDSHLTTRRIWLHGAESGRTALLLSYGAAGRAPELSLPVGLAFEAEVSAYPGAGQLRAALGERFTAPEPAAIRPPGVTPAAAAARYGEALRDDPWLDSYPVTLARVIPVPDGESWQLADADSDLALAINPSARSRPGLWRLAALSGGAPVTVFGECDHRGFSPLTAWAERTDGASGQAVALC from the coding sequence ATGACTCAGCAGGGGGTGCGCTGGACGGCTGAGCAGGTGCTGGCACTGGCGCCTGACGCAGCGTCGCGCAAAGCCGGAAGCAAACTCGCCGTGGCCGGACCGTGGTCGCAGGCGGGCACTTCGGACGAGGGGACGGTGTGGGGACTGTGCAAGGGAAGTGGAAGCAAGCCGTATCAAACGATCGTGGACGTCGCGGACTCCGCAGGGCCCGCGTACAAGTGCAGTTGTCCGAGCCGCAAGTTCCCGTGCAAGCACGCGTTGGGGCTGCTGCTGCTCTGGGCGGGCGACGACGGTGCGGTGCCGCCTGGGCAGGCACCGGACTGGGCGGAGCAGTGGTTGTCCGGCCGCCGCGCGCGTGCGGCGGAGAGGACGACGAGGACGGGCGCGGCATCTGGGGCCGCGTCCGCTGACCCCGAGGCGGCGCGCCGCCGTGCCGAGCGGCGCGCCGAGCGGATCACCGCGGGCGCGACGGAGCTCGAGCAGCGCCTGACCGACCTGCTCCGCGGCGGCCTCGCCGCCGCGGAGCAGGCGGGCTACGGGCTGTGGGAGGAGACGGCGGCCCGCATGGTCGACGCGCAGGCTCCCGGACTCGCAGCGCGGGTACGGGAGTTGGGGGCCGTACCGGGATCGGGCCCGGGCTGGCCGGTCCGTCTGCTGGAGGAATGCGCCCTCCTCCACCTTCTCGACCAGGGCTGGTTGCGCCGCGAGCAACTCCCGGACGGCCTCGCGGCGACGGTCCGCTCCCGAGTCGGCCTGTCCGGCTCACCGGACGGACCGCCGGTCCGCGACCGCTGGCTCGCCCTCGCCCAGTACGACACATCGGACTCCCACCTCACCACCCGCCGCATCTGGCTCCACGGCGCCGAGTCCGGCCGTACGGCCCTGCTCCTCTCTTACGGGGCCGCCGGCCGCGCACCCGAGCTATCACTCCCGGTGGGCCTGGCGTTCGAGGCGGAGGTGTCGGCGTACCCGGGCGCGGGGCAGCTGCGGGCGGCCCTGGGCGAGCGGTTCACGGCACCCGAGCCCGCCGCCATACGGCCGCCGGGGGTGACGCCGGCCGCGGCGGCGGCCCGCTACGGCGAGGCCCTGCGGGACGACCCCTGGCTGGACTCGTATCCGGTCACGCTCGCCCGCGTCATACCGGTCCCGGACGGCGAGTCCTGGCAACTGGCCGACGCGGACAGCGACCTGGCCCTCGCCATCAATCCGTCCGCGCGCTCCCGCCCGGGCCTGTGGCGCCTCGCCGCCCTCTCCGGCGGCGCCCCCGTCACGGTCTTCGGCGAATGCGACCACCGGGGCTTCAGCCCGCTGACGGCATGGGCGGAGAGAACCGACGGGGCGTCCGGGCAGGCGGTGGCGCTGTGCTGA
- a CDS encoding cobalamin B12-binding domain-containing protein has product MGVAAGPIRVVVAKPGLDGHDRGAKVIARALRDAGMEVIYTGLHQTPEQIVDTAIQEDADAIGLSILSGAHNTLFAAVIALLKDRDAEDILVFGGGIIPEADIPPLKEKGVAEIFTPGATTASIVDWVRTNVRQPAET; this is encoded by the coding sequence ATGGGTGTGGCAGCCGGTCCGATCCGTGTGGTGGTGGCCAAGCCGGGGCTCGACGGCCACGATCGCGGGGCCAAGGTGATCGCGCGGGCGCTGCGTGACGCCGGAATGGAGGTCATCTACACCGGCCTCCACCAGACGCCGGAGCAGATCGTCGACACGGCGATCCAGGAGGACGCCGACGCGATCGGGCTCTCCATCCTCTCCGGCGCCCACAACACGCTCTTCGCGGCCGTCATCGCACTCCTCAAGGACCGTGACGCCGAGGACATCCTCGTCTTCGGTGGCGGCATCATCCCCGAGGCCGACATCCCACCCCTCAAGGAGAAGGGCGTCGCCGAGATCTTCACCCCGGGGGCCACGACCGCGTCCATCGTGGACTGGGTTCGAACGAACGTGCGACAGCCGGCCGAGACCTGA